Proteins from a single region of Pseudodesulfovibrio portus:
- a CDS encoding TolC family outer membrane protein, whose amino-acid sequence MKKIVLAVLLFVFVFSAPVMAADGAITLKDSVVAAVKQHPQIKSLLHNRDAVSKAQLSALGRFFPSLDLRAEAGWQEYSNLANRAAETDKHTRTPTDVEVTLTQPIFDGFDRYHDYKRETARLTSAEGRLIDNVETVALDAIRAHVDVVRIRKLVALAGENITAHQELLDSISERVEGGAGNRADEMQAKGRVARAETTLVTYVGELRTSEAEYIRTVGNSPDALNDPGFASDLVPVNADTVLNDTLDSNPKIAVYKAEIEVAERTKKQLESTMYPDVNIYVSSRHTDDLDGSDSWIQNNKAMLAANWNLFNGLSDYNDVRTAAARINQAQTELQDTTDDLIRQVAAAWAEYESALGQIEKYQEALQYSLESLDMYLMQFNVGQRSLLDVLDATNEVFSNKVQLETATSNRNFTVYKFLALQGKLMHTMDVAANTYEDIPPEDAQ is encoded by the coding sequence ATGAAAAAAATTGTTCTCGCAGTACTTCTTTTCGTCTTCGTTTTTTCCGCGCCGGTCATGGCTGCGGACGGAGCGATTACGCTGAAGGACAGCGTCGTCGCTGCCGTCAAGCAGCACCCGCAGATCAAGTCCCTGCTGCACAACAGGGATGCTGTTTCCAAAGCCCAACTGTCCGCTCTCGGACGCTTCTTCCCCTCCCTTGACCTGAGGGCGGAAGCCGGCTGGCAGGAATACAGCAATCTGGCCAACCGCGCCGCCGAAACCGACAAGCACACCCGGACGCCCACGGACGTCGAGGTGACGCTGACCCAGCCTATTTTTGACGGCTTCGACCGGTATCACGACTACAAGCGTGAGACCGCCCGCCTGACCTCCGCCGAAGGCCGCCTGATCGACAACGTCGAGACCGTGGCCCTGGACGCCATCCGCGCCCACGTGGACGTGGTCCGCATCCGCAAGCTCGTCGCCCTGGCCGGTGAGAACATCACCGCCCACCAGGAACTGCTCGACTCCATTTCCGAGCGCGTGGAAGGCGGCGCCGGCAACCGTGCGGACGAAATGCAGGCCAAGGGCCGCGTCGCCCGCGCCGAGACCACCCTGGTCACCTATGTCGGCGAGTTGCGCACCTCCGAGGCCGAATATATCCGCACCGTGGGCAACAGCCCGGACGCATTGAACGATCCCGGTTTTGCTTCCGACCTCGTGCCCGTCAACGCCGACACGGTCCTGAACGACACCCTGGACTCCAACCCCAAGATCGCCGTGTACAAGGCCGAGATCGAAGTCGCCGAGCGCACCAAGAAGCAGCTCGAGTCGACCATGTATCCCGACGTGAACATCTATGTCTCCAGCCGTCACACCGACGACCTGGACGGCTCCGATTCCTGGATTCAGAACAACAAGGCCATGCTGGCCGCCAACTGGAACCTGTTCAACGGCCTGAGCGACTACAATGACGTCCGCACCGCAGCGGCCCGCATCAACCAGGCCCAGACCGAGTTGCAGGACACCACCGACGACCTGATCCGCCAGGTGGCCGCCGCCTGGGCCGAGTACGAGTCCGCCCTGGGCCAGATCGAGAAGTACCAGGAAGCCCTGCAGTACAGCCTCGAGTCCCTGGACATGTACCTGATGCAGTTCAACGTGGGCCAGCGCTCCCTCTTGGACGTGCTTGACGCCACCAACGAGGTGTTCAGCAACAAGGTCCAGCTCGAGACCGCCACCAGCAATCGCAACTTCACCGTCTACAAGTTCCTGGCTCTCCAGGGCAAGCTGATGCACACCATGGACGTTGCAGCCAACACCTACGAAGATATCCCCCCGGAAGACGCCCAATAG
- a CDS encoding HD domain-containing phosphohydrolase — MAEQVKQTASEVPKSIGGAGQSVKIGVVLAFVLIISVGIVLLANRAVSDKETGVLENQQKRFHLLVQGRAEVIGTFLDNLAHQGDRLIKSDLFRLYATEIDGFDGDLSSLFGAIRDDGDVEEDGSSLAEQLPMMENMLREFSTYAGFVNARILSKEGEAYIATDGHLPPMSEEQINAAKGSIRDNSPKYSSLRKTQLGMEMDVYVPIYPPDAVGGTDEGPLEGAVGSLMMTRQISGKITELLSNSPLAGEGEKTRLMQKTGAGYREVTPWTTEGFLDITSAVKIDESGNIPFGVRPSLSDDTRQVYSLGVRIPGPEWWLVQEVEYGEAMRPINDFRRTVYIVAGLGILTAFLVAGLAWWILTGVQSQRIATEFQALASKIEEQKRFIDSINANIDEFITLKDASGKFTYVNNAFASAAGRPKEELIGMDTAAVFGFDTAKRLETIDEVVIRERRKETISEPIFLRSQRHQFQISKSPYCDADGTCMGVVEVYRDITEFVAAQEKNKRLIKSAMEALGSTIEAADPYLGGHTKLLAGLSVEVARAMRLSEMDIAEIETAANLSQIGKMFVPNEILTKPGKLTDKEMAAMEEHVEHAYRILKDIDIAEGVLKAIYQMNERLDGSGYPKNIKDGEIIMLARILSVLNVFCAMIRPRSYRGAKDPQQALDILGSEVTKFDSEVVKALADVIRTPSGERLLGDKD, encoded by the coding sequence ATGGCTGAACAAGTGAAACAGACCGCGTCAGAGGTCCCCAAGTCTATCGGGGGAGCCGGGCAGTCCGTCAAGATCGGCGTTGTCCTGGCGTTCGTGCTGATCATCTCGGTGGGCATCGTGCTGTTGGCCAACCGGGCCGTCAGCGACAAGGAAACCGGGGTGCTGGAAAACCAGCAGAAACGGTTCCACCTGCTCGTCCAGGGCAGGGCCGAGGTTATCGGTACTTTTCTCGACAACCTGGCCCACCAAGGCGACAGGCTCATCAAGTCCGACCTTTTCCGGCTCTACGCCACGGAGATCGACGGTTTCGACGGAGACCTGTCCTCGCTGTTCGGGGCGATCCGCGACGACGGCGACGTCGAGGAGGATGGCTCGTCCCTGGCCGAGCAACTGCCCATGATGGAGAACATGCTCCGGGAATTTTCCACCTATGCGGGGTTCGTCAACGCACGCATCCTGAGCAAGGAGGGCGAGGCCTACATCGCCACGGACGGGCACCTGCCGCCCATGAGCGAGGAGCAGATCAACGCGGCCAAGGGTTCCATCAGGGACAACTCCCCCAAGTATTCCTCCCTGCGCAAGACCCAGCTCGGCATGGAGATGGACGTGTACGTGCCCATCTATCCGCCCGATGCTGTGGGCGGCACGGACGAAGGTCCCCTGGAGGGGGCCGTGGGCTCCCTGATGATGACCCGGCAGATTTCGGGCAAGATCACCGAGCTCCTGTCCAATTCCCCGCTGGCGGGCGAGGGCGAGAAGACCCGCCTGATGCAGAAGACCGGGGCCGGATACCGGGAGGTCACCCCCTGGACCACCGAGGGGTTCCTGGACATCACCTCGGCGGTGAAGATCGACGAGTCCGGGAACATTCCCTTCGGCGTCCGGCCGAGCCTGTCCGACGATACCCGGCAGGTCTACTCCCTGGGCGTCCGCATCCCCGGTCCCGAGTGGTGGCTGGTGCAGGAGGTCGAATACGGTGAGGCCATGCGCCCCATCAATGATTTCCGGCGCACCGTGTACATCGTGGCCGGTCTGGGCATCCTGACCGCCTTCCTGGTGGCCGGTCTGGCCTGGTGGATACTCACCGGCGTCCAGAGCCAGCGGATCGCCACGGAGTTCCAGGCGCTGGCCTCCAAGATCGAGGAGCAGAAGCGGTTCATCGATTCGATCAACGCCAACATCGACGAGTTCATCACCCTCAAGGACGCCTCAGGCAAGTTCACCTATGTCAACAACGCCTTTGCCTCGGCAGCGGGGCGGCCCAAGGAGGAACTCATCGGCATGGACACGGCTGCGGTGTTCGGCTTCGACACGGCCAAGCGGTTGGAGACCATCGACGAGGTGGTGATCCGCGAGAGACGCAAGGAGACCATCAGCGAGCCCATTTTCCTGCGCTCGCAACGGCACCAGTTCCAGATATCCAAATCGCCCTACTGCGACGCCGACGGCACGTGCATGGGCGTGGTCGAGGTGTACCGCGACATCACGGAGTTCGTGGCCGCCCAGGAAAAGAACAAGCGGCTGATCAAGTCCGCCATGGAGGCGCTGGGGTCCACCATCGAGGCTGCGGACCCGTACCTCGGCGGTCACACCAAGCTGCTGGCGGGCCTGTCCGTGGAGGTCGCCAGGGCCATGCGGCTGTCCGAGATGGACATCGCCGAGATCGAGACCGCGGCCAACCTGTCGCAGATAGGCAAGATGTTCGTGCCCAACGAGATACTGACCAAGCCCGGCAAGCTGACCGACAAGGAGATGGCGGCCATGGAGGAGCATGTGGAGCACGCCTACCGCATCCTCAAGGACATCGACATCGCCGAGGGCGTGCTCAAGGCCATCTACCAGATGAACGAGCGCCTCGACGGGTCGGGCTATCCCAAGAACATCAAGGACGGGGAGATCATCATGCTCGCCCGCATCCTGTCCGTGCTGAACGTGTTCTGCGCCATGATCCGGCCCAGGTCCTATCGCGGGGCCAAGGACCCGCAGCAGGCCCTGGATATCCTCGGCAGCGAAGTGACCAAGTTCGACTCCGAGGTGGTCAAGGCCCTGGCCGACGTCATCCGGACGCCCTCGGGAGAAAGGTTGCTCGGCGACAAGGACTAG
- a CDS encoding transglutaminase-like cysteine peptidase — translation MTGRVGHTLLVLALCAMCIGVVLDPAVEARAADTSPKLLGSLEFKSTIKKLPKWTRVLDKMKAWKGYFQDAATANHPSKGSWYALKAELAGKPQKDILKGVNKFFNKWPYRLDKANWGVSEYWATPWEFLKKSGDCEDYSIAKFYALQELGFTGDQMRIVAVKDGIRGIGHAILAVFLPDDIYILDNQTIMVLSHKRYKHYIPQYSVNEKFRWMHVAPKKKSTYTKAKQ, via the coding sequence ATGACCGGCCGGGTTGGACATACGCTTTTGGTGCTCGCCCTGTGCGCGATGTGCATCGGCGTTGTCCTTGACCCGGCCGTGGAAGCCCGTGCCGCCGACACTTCGCCCAAGCTGCTCGGCTCCCTGGAGTTCAAGAGCACGATCAAGAAGCTTCCCAAATGGACGCGGGTACTGGACAAGATGAAGGCCTGGAAGGGCTATTTCCAGGACGCGGCCACGGCCAACCACCCGTCCAAGGGGTCGTGGTACGCCCTCAAGGCAGAGCTTGCGGGCAAGCCGCAGAAGGACATCCTCAAAGGGGTCAACAAGTTCTTCAACAAGTGGCCCTACCGGCTGGACAAGGCCAACTGGGGAGTCAGCGAATACTGGGCCACTCCCTGGGAATTCCTCAAGAAGTCGGGTGACTGTGAAGACTACTCCATCGCCAAGTTCTATGCGCTTCAGGAGTTGGGCTTCACCGGCGACCAGATGCGCATCGTGGCGGTCAAGGACGGCATCCGCGGCATCGGCCACGCCATCCTGGCGGTATTTCTTCCCGACGACATCTACATCCTCGACAACCAGACCATCATGGTCTTGTCGCACAAGCGATATAAGCATTACATTCCGCAATATTCCGTGAACGAGAAGTTCCGGTGGATGCACGTGGCTCCCAAGAAGAAGTCCACGTACACGAAGGCAAAGCAATAA
- a CDS encoding HlyD family type I secretion periplasmic adaptor subunit, which translates to MSYKNDREALLFMSEVDQAMYGKGRRFAYIMSTAILLFVVLFVVWAKLAVLDEVTRGFGRVIPSQRIQEIQNLEGGILQEVFVHEGQEVQKGDLLCRVSNEQAASFYRDAKSKALEHKAAIARLEAEVNGTEPVFDEELMKEAPQLVDDQMRIFKAQRDNINIDLGLLQDQYEQRQQEVNEMASRRRQLVKSLDNAKKQRDIAKPLVEKQIHSELDYLRLEQTVVQLTGDVESLTLGIPRVKRAAKEAAGRIERAKAEYRSKALEEINMRRLELKSIEENLSSGGDRVTRTDVRSPVKGIVKHILLNTLGGVVRPGESIMEIVPLDDTLLVEAEVKPSDIAFLHPGQVAKVKITAYDFSIYGGLDGTVENISADTIEDERGENYYLVKVRTEQNAMLYRGQRLPIIPGMTASVDILTGKKSVLDYLLKPILKAKQNALRER; encoded by the coding sequence ATGAGCTACAAAAACGATAGAGAAGCACTCCTTTTCATGAGCGAGGTGGACCAGGCCATGTACGGCAAGGGCCGCCGGTTCGCCTACATCATGTCCACGGCCATCCTCCTGTTCGTCGTCCTGTTCGTGGTCTGGGCCAAGTTGGCCGTGCTCGACGAGGTGACGCGCGGATTCGGGCGGGTCATCCCCTCCCAGCGCATCCAGGAGATCCAGAACCTCGAGGGCGGCATCCTTCAGGAGGTCTTCGTGCATGAGGGCCAGGAGGTGCAGAAGGGCGACCTCCTCTGCCGGGTTAGCAACGAGCAGGCGGCCAGCTTTTACCGGGACGCCAAGTCCAAGGCCCTTGAGCACAAGGCGGCCATCGCCCGGCTCGAGGCCGAGGTCAACGGCACCGAGCCGGTCTTCGACGAGGAACTCATGAAGGAAGCGCCCCAGCTGGTCGACGATCAGATGCGGATTTTCAAGGCGCAGAGGGACAACATAAACATCGACCTCGGCCTGCTCCAGGACCAGTACGAGCAGCGTCAGCAGGAAGTGAACGAGATGGCCAGCCGCAGGCGGCAGCTCGTGAAGAGCCTGGATAACGCCAAAAAGCAGCGCGACATCGCCAAGCCCCTGGTGGAGAAACAGATCCATTCCGAGCTGGACTACCTCCGCTTGGAACAGACCGTGGTCCAGCTCACCGGCGACGTGGAATCCCTTACCCTGGGCATTCCTCGTGTGAAGCGGGCGGCCAAGGAGGCTGCGGGGCGCATCGAGCGGGCCAAGGCCGAGTACCGGTCCAAGGCCCTGGAAGAGATCAACATGCGGCGGCTGGAGCTGAAGTCCATCGAGGAAAACCTCAGTTCCGGCGGCGACCGGGTGACCCGTACAGATGTCCGTTCGCCGGTCAAGGGCATCGTCAAGCACATCCTCCTGAACACCCTGGGCGGGGTTGTCCGGCCAGGCGAGTCCATCATGGAGATCGTGCCCCTGGACGACACCCTGCTGGTGGAGGCGGAGGTCAAGCCGTCCGACATCGCCTTCCTGCATCCGGGCCAGGTGGCCAAGGTCAAGATCACGGCCTACGACTTCTCCATCTACGGCGGGCTCGACGGCACGGTGGAGAACATCTCCGCCGACACCATCGAGGATGAGCGGGGCGAGAACTACTACCTCGTCAAGGTGCGCACCGAGCAGAACGCCATGCTCTATCGCGGCCAGCGGTTGCCCATCATCCCGGGCATGACCGCCAGCGTGGATATCCTGACCGGCAAGAAGTCGGTGCTGGACTATCTGCTCAAGCCGATCCTCAAGGCCAAACAGAACGCGCTCAGGGAGCGCTGA